The Centroberyx gerrardi isolate f3 chromosome 24, fCenGer3.hap1.cur.20231027, whole genome shotgun sequence genome includes a region encoding these proteins:
- the LOC139928172 gene encoding uncharacterized protein LOC139928172 produces the protein MESPHHTGKDAPLLLPSLRLFIPPLRLVSAAMWQVVQRGDVQDYGMLEEFISTVTEIVPELLNPDQKAQLLLGLRARVVLDLCRAEQISEMETIEMHLERIKTLISTWAAQPCFAEVEFPESNFVDQIELLLKDPEEREKFFQDVFPTDFGPEYDNALQVLMLDFLSRLERLLPVPDLQQAAMMLNAVPSALEECVQSVPDLQQLKTVLQYHTTLGHLDLIDETQAISSSFGNCILSSLSLPQLEKVVIDADQIQLQPPSEQMHGCMTVQVEGETVTLLDYIQIEQPSGLVEERDSVKFEPEDREGSVNDEEHAVGIGLGEGDATNQDVTDTLKPASFQPLKQSKRLQLKRKALKEKKDSSAPTSKRPRRKYPNNKTCPVCNKTFLRATAMRRHQEIHSSNRDLKYQCPNCDKRFRDQYDMNRHNMRVHEKEEITFDTKLEDADDPSTSQILDNKNCFLCGKYFARRVDMERHMKSHSEDRPYKCAYCEKKFKHPYVLKRHQKEICKSKDLKKPVAVGKFAETQGSDPQLSLEGLTDGKICPICSRILPCTADITKHLRSHTEERPFICVTCEKGFKYKDTLKKHQIIHGHEGIREEESKTVAQILAEADHHNCSDSLDKTENSPDTPAATSGETPPAAPEQARKKALKVCPVCARAFDSIKTLNKHMQCHTEDRPYHCIHCKRRFKHMHGLKRHQIYAICHKKIVRYSKKEVKVAASQGELTSDPQQGLPLKIPVWCSNCGKHFEYPSALKEHQENVCKVDVKEIMKCNDCGKEFKSMTMLKVHQRIHDPLYCKECGKILANEPAFERHKLMHKPIQCTMCDKTFTLLRRLREHYEKQHSFSGPYPCTQCEKTFTQLSYLAIHERVHNGEFPYTCNMCPEKFRSSNCLTVHQRKHTGEKPFLCWQCGKCYRSASELTVHMGTHSEEKPWACTQCDMAYRTKLQLTNHVEQVHIGVRYPCNSCGKQFMKETSLKRHELIHTGERPHQCTECGKTFLTANELRLHTRYHTGERPYKCDLCGKAFIQSGYLKSHMRIHTGEKPFKCDLCDKAFRLSYHMKKHRRTHSGKPKSHMCEECGLAFTHKKSLCEHSLSHELKIEPSFTQEVRIEFQ, from the exons ATGCACCTCTTCTGCTGCCGTCTCTGCGCCTCTTCATCCCGCCACTGCGACTGGTGTCTGCAGCCATGTGGCAGGTCGTCCAGAGGGGAGACGTGCAGGATTATGGGATGTTGGAGGAGTTCATCAGCACAGTTACAGAAATTGTTCCCGAACTTTTGAATCCAGATCAGAAAGCCCAGCTGCTCTTGGGACTTAGAGCAAGG GTGGTGCTTGACTTGTGCCGGGCTGAGCAGATATCAGAAATGGAAACCATTGAGATGCACCTGGAAAGGATCAAGACCCTAATATCCACTTGGGCAGCACAG CCATGTTTTGCAGAGGTCGAGTTTCCAGAATCAAACTTTGTGGATCAAATCGAATTGCTATTGAAAGACccggaggagagggagaagtttTTCCAG GATGTATTCCCTACGGATTTTGGGCCTGAGTATGACAACGCTCTACAGGTGCTCATGCTGGATTTTCTGTCCAGACTGGAGAGGCTCCTTCCGGTACCAGACCTTCAGCAG gCTGCAATGATGCTCAATGCGGTCCCGTCCGCCCTGGAGGAATGTGTGCAGTCTGTTCctgacctgcagcagctgaAAACTGTGCTCCAGTACCACACAACACTTGGACATTTGGATTTAATTG atGAAACGCAGGCCATTTCATCCTCCTTTGGGAACtgcatcctctcttctctgtctctccctcagttGGAGAAGGTTGTAATTGATGCAGACCAGATACAGTTACAGCCTCCATCAGAGCAGATGCATGGCTGTATGACTGTACAGGTGGAGGGTGAAACTGTGACACTGTTGGACTACATACAGATTGAACAGCCATCAGGTTTGGTTGAGGAACGGGACTCTGTTAAATTCGAGCCTGAGGATCGAGAAGGTTCTGTAAATGACGAGGAACACGCTGTGGGTATTGGGCTGGGTGAGGGTGACGCAACTAATCAGGATGTCACCGACACCCTCAAGCCAGCATCCTTTCAACCACTGAAACAAAGCAAACGGCTTCAGTTAAAGAGAAAGgctttaaaagaaaagaaagactcCTCTGCGCCAACGTCTAAGAGACCAAGAAGAAAATACCCCAATAACAAGACATGTCCCGTGTGCAATAAGACTTTCCTGCGAGCCACAGCCATGAGAAGACACCAGGAAATCCATTCTTCCAATCGGGATCTCAAGTACCAGTGCCCCAACTGTGACAAACGATTCAGGGACCAGTACGACATGAATCGGCACAACATGCGCGTTCACGAAAAGGAAGAGATCACTTTTGACACTAAACTGGAGGACGCAGACGATCCTAGCACTTCTCAGATACTGGACAACAAAAATTGCTTTCTGTGCGGGAAGTATTTTGCTCGCAGAGTAGATATGGAGAGGCACATGAAGTCCCACTCGGAGGATCGTCCGTACAAATGTGCATACTGTGAGAAAAAATTCAAGCACCCATATGTGTTAAAGAGGCATCAAAAGGAGATATGCAAGAGTAAAGACCTGAAAAAACCTGTCGCTGTGGGTAAATTTGCAGAGACACAGGGCTCAGATCCACAGCTATCTTTAGAGGGGCTAACAGATGGCAAAATCTGTCCCATCTGCAGCAGGATCTTACCTTGCACTGCAGACATAACAAAGCATTTACGGTCTCACACAGAAGAGCGTCCTTTTATCTGTGTCACTTGCGAGAAAGGCTTTAAGTACAAAGACACATTGAAGAAGCATCAGATTATCCATGGTCACGAGGGTATCcgggaggaagagagcaagaCCGTGGCACAGATTTTGGCCGAAGCTGACCACCATAATTGTAGTGATAGTcttgataaaacagaaaatagtccAGATACACCTGCTGCCACTTCAGGAGAGACCCCACCTGCTGCTCCTGAACAAGCAAGAAAAAAAGCTCTTAAAGTATGCCCTGTCTGTGCCCGGGCGTTCGATAgtataaaaacactgaataaacaCATGCAATGTCATACAGAGGATCGGCCTTACCATTGCATCCATTGTAAGAGGCGCTTTAAACACATGCATGGATTGAAAAGACACCAGATTTATGCCATTTGTCATAAGAAGATAGTGCGATACTCGAAAAAGGAGGTAAAAGTGGCGGCTAGCCAAGGTGAGTTGACCAGTGATCCCCAACAGGGGCTGCCCCTCAAGATACCTGTATGGTGTTCCAACTGCGGCAAGCACTTTGAATACCCGTCTGCGTTGAAAGAACACCAGGAAAATGTTTGCAAAGTGGATGTCAAGGAAATCATGAAATGCAACGACTGCGGAAAAGAATTCAAGAGCATGACCATGCTCAAGGTGCACCAGAGAATTCACGATCCCCTCTACTGCAAAGAGTGCGGGAAGATACTCGCAAACGAGCCCGCCTTCGAAAGGCACAAACTGATGCACAAACCAATCCAGTGCACAATGTGCGACAAGACCTTCACGCTCCTGAGACGTTTGAGGGAACACTACGAGAAGCAGCATAGTTTCAGCGGACCGTATCCTTGTACGCAATGTGAGAAAACCTTTACTCAGCTGTCTTACCTCGCCATCCACGAGAGGGTCCACAACGGAGAGTTCCCTTACACTTGTAATATGTGTCCAGAGAAGTTCAGATCTTCCAACTGTCTGACGGTGCACCAGCGGAAACACACCGGAGAGAAGCCCTTCCTGTGCTGGCAGTGTGGGAAGTGCTACCGCTCTGCCTCCGAGCTAACGGTGCACATGGGAACCCACTCGGAGGAGAAGCCCTGGGCCTGCACACAGTGCGACATGGCTTATCGGACGAAGCTGCAGCTGACGAACCACGTTGAGCAAGTCCACATAGGCGTGAGGTATCCCTGCAACAGCTGTGGGAAGCAGTTCATGAAAGAGACTTCGCTGAAGAGACATGAACTCATCCACACGGGCGAGAGGCCACATCAGTGCACAGAGTGCGGCAAGACCTTCCTGACCGCTAATGAACTGAGGCTCCACACCAGGTATCACACCGGCGAGCGTCCGTACAAGTGCGACCTGTGCGGAAAGGCCTTCATCCAGTCAGGATATCTGAAGTCACACATGCGcatccacacaggagagaagccATTCAAATGTGACCTGTGCGACAAAGCCTTTAGGTTATCCtatcacatgaaaaaacacagGCGAACACACAGCGGAAAGCCAAAGAGTCACATGTGCGAGGAATGCGGGTTAGCTTTCACCCATAAGAAGTCCCTGTGCGaacactccctctctcatgAATTGAAAATTGAGCCCTCGTTCACTCAGGAAGTGAGAATAGAATTTCAGTAG